From the Brevibacillus choshinensis genome, one window contains:
- a CDS encoding acyl-CoA dehydrogenase — MNYDLTQEQLMLKKMIREFADEVVAPGADERDQTKQFPVDVFKQMAELNLMGLPFSEEYGGAGADSTSFAIVTEELSRACGSTGITYSAHISLGGAPLSLFGTEEQKQTYLSKICSGESFGAFGLTEPNAGSDAGGTKTSAVLDDNGWLINGSKCFITNASYASFLALTAVTDKEKGARGITAFIVPTDSPGFTVLANYEKLGLHSSNTTELVLENVRIPEENVLGKQGEGFKQFLSTLDGGRIGIGAMAVGIAQAAYDKALQYAKQRTAFGNSLSHFQAIQHKLADMAMQIELARNMVYKAAWLKDNGRRFTKEAAMAKLYASEVAMSATHQAIQIHGGYGYMREYQVERFFRDARLLEIGEGTSEILRNVIAREIGC; from the coding sequence ATGAACTATGATTTGACCCAGGAACAGCTCATGTTAAAGAAAATGATTCGGGAATTTGCCGATGAAGTCGTGGCTCCAGGGGCAGACGAGCGTGACCAGACAAAGCAATTTCCTGTAGACGTTTTTAAACAAATGGCGGAATTGAATTTGATGGGACTGCCTTTTTCCGAAGAATACGGAGGAGCGGGTGCAGATTCCACGAGCTTTGCGATTGTTACAGAAGAGCTAAGCCGCGCATGTGGTTCGACGGGGATTACGTACTCCGCACATATTTCATTGGGAGGCGCGCCACTTTCCTTGTTTGGAACAGAGGAGCAAAAGCAGACGTACCTTTCTAAGATTTGTTCAGGTGAGAGCTTTGGAGCATTCGGTTTGACAGAACCAAACGCGGGATCGGATGCAGGTGGCACCAAGACGTCTGCCGTTCTCGATGATAACGGATGGCTCATCAACGGCTCCAAATGCTTCATTACCAACGCTTCCTACGCATCTTTTCTGGCATTGACGGCTGTTACTGATAAAGAAAAGGGTGCTCGAGGTATTACCGCATTTATCGTACCGACAGACTCTCCTGGTTTTACTGTTTTGGCGAATTACGAAAAATTGGGACTGCACAGCTCTAACACAACGGAGCTTGTTCTGGAGAATGTGCGAATTCCAGAAGAGAACGTGCTGGGTAAACAAGGCGAGGGCTTCAAGCAATTTTTGAGCACTCTTGACGGTGGCCGTATCGGGATCGGAGCAATGGCAGTGGGTATCGCCCAAGCTGCCTACGATAAAGCATTGCAATACGCCAAACAGCGGACGGCTTTCGGAAATTCTCTCAGCCATTTCCAGGCAATCCAGCACAAGCTAGCAGACATGGCTATGCAGATCGAGCTGGCCCGGAATATGGTGTACAAAGCAGCTTGGCTCAAAGATAATGGGCGTCGCTTTACGAAAGAGGCAGCGATGGCAAAGCTGTATGCATCTGAGGTAGCGATGTCGGCTACGCACCAAGCCATTCAGATTCACGGTGGATACGGATACATGCGTGAATATCAGGTAGAGCGCTTCTTCCGCGACGCCAGACTGCTGGAGATCGGAGAAGGAACGTCAGAAATTTTGCGCAATGTAATTGCTCGCGAGATTGGTTGCTAA
- a CDS encoding tRNA (adenine(22)-N(1))-methyltransferase: MTFVTISKRLETIASYCPEGARVADIGSDHALLASYLLLKGIASHVIAGELNEGPYQAALKQIHTLQIRDRASVRKGDGLAVLQPGEVDVVCIAGMGGQLIASILEAGIDKLNGVKRLVLQPNVGEEAVRRWFFDHGWRLIAETILEEDGIIYEILVAERGDVALPYENKERTKEELLRVGPFLWEQKQPALVQKWLHEREKWEKVLAQLSRSDKPEAAERIKQIKEEVEWIDGVIACLRTDKP; this comes from the coding sequence ATGACATTTGTTACAATTTCCAAACGTCTGGAGACGATTGCAAGCTACTGCCCTGAAGGAGCCCGCGTCGCCGACATCGGGTCGGATCATGCGTTATTGGCTTCTTATTTACTTTTAAAGGGGATTGCGTCGCATGTCATCGCAGGCGAACTGAATGAAGGACCGTATCAAGCGGCTCTCAAGCAAATACATACGTTGCAAATCCGCGACCGTGCATCCGTGCGAAAAGGGGACGGTCTGGCCGTCTTGCAGCCTGGCGAAGTCGATGTTGTATGCATCGCGGGCATGGGCGGACAACTGATCGCGTCTATTTTAGAAGCAGGAATTGACAAGCTGAATGGAGTAAAACGACTCGTGCTTCAGCCAAATGTGGGGGAAGAGGCCGTTCGCCGGTGGTTTTTTGATCACGGTTGGCGACTGATTGCCGAGACGATTCTTGAAGAAGACGGCATCATTTATGAGATTTTAGTGGCGGAGCGTGGGGACGTTGCTCTACCTTATGAAAACAAGGAACGCACGAAAGAAGAGCTGTTGCGCGTAGGTCCGTTTCTCTGGGAACAAAAGCAGCCTGCCTTGGTGCAAAAATGGCTGCACGAACGGGAAAAGTGGGAAAAGGTACTCGCCCAACTGAGCCGCTCGGACAAGCCGGAAGCGGCGGAGCGGATCAAACAGATCAAGGAAGAAGTCGAATGGATAGATGGGGTGATTGCATGTTTGCGCACGGACAAACCTTGA
- a CDS encoding Nif3-like dinuclear metal center hexameric protein yields the protein MFAHGQTLIQYVERLAPKSLAMEGDKIGLHVGTLQKQVKKVMIALDVLESVVDEAIAEGVDLIVAHHAVIYRPLKNIRTDLAAGRVFEKLIKHDIAVYTAHTNLDVAVGGMNDWLAEAIGLTKVDVLDVLQREAWKKLVVFVPVTHRDAVFQAVSEAGAGWVGNYSHCSFQTEGTGTFLPREGTNPYIGTAGNLEKVEEVRLEMVVPASRQSSVVKAMLSAHPYEEVAYDIIPLEQSGQGYGIGRIGLLSEPMTLRELAELVKERFSLKGLRVVGDLDAQVKKVAVVGGDGSSFASKAIFKGADVYVTGDIGYHTAHDAQADGLSIIDAGHNIEKIMKQKLAAYLIEQLKANGYQTEVVASTVHTDPFQFV from the coding sequence ATGTTTGCGCACGGACAAACCTTGATTCAATATGTGGAGCGCCTTGCTCCCAAGTCGTTGGCAATGGAGGGTGACAAGATCGGCCTCCATGTGGGGACTTTGCAAAAACAGGTTAAGAAAGTAATGATAGCTCTCGATGTTCTCGAATCTGTCGTCGATGAAGCAATTGCCGAAGGAGTAGACTTGATCGTTGCTCACCATGCTGTCATTTATCGTCCGCTCAAAAACATCCGTACGGATCTGGCGGCAGGACGAGTTTTTGAAAAGCTGATCAAGCACGATATTGCCGTATACACCGCGCATACCAATCTCGATGTTGCAGTTGGGGGGATGAATGACTGGCTGGCTGAAGCTATCGGACTGACAAAAGTGGACGTACTGGATGTCCTTCAACGGGAGGCGTGGAAGAAGCTAGTGGTCTTCGTTCCAGTTACTCACCGTGATGCGGTTTTCCAAGCCGTTTCTGAGGCAGGTGCAGGCTGGGTAGGTAACTATAGCCACTGCTCATTTCAAACGGAAGGGACGGGAACGTTCTTGCCGAGGGAAGGGACCAATCCGTACATCGGCACTGCTGGAAATCTGGAGAAGGTAGAGGAAGTCAGGCTGGAAATGGTAGTGCCTGCTTCCAGACAGTCTTCTGTCGTCAAGGCGATGCTGAGCGCTCATCCTTACGAAGAAGTGGCGTACGATATCATTCCACTCGAACAGTCGGGCCAGGGTTACGGGATCGGACGCATTGGTCTTTTGTCAGAGCCGATGACGTTGCGCGAGCTGGCAGAGTTGGTAAAAGAACGCTTTTCTTTGAAAGGCCTGCGTGTAGTGGGAGATCTGGATGCGCAGGTGAAAAAGGTAGCAGTGGTCGGCGGTGATGGCAGCTCCTTTGCATCTAAAGCGATTTTCAAAGGTGCTGACGTATACGTAACTGGCGACATCGGCTATCATACCGCACACGATGCGCAGGCAGACGGACTCTCCATTATTGATGCAGGTCACAACATCGAGAAGATCATGAAGCAAAAACTGGCGGCGTATCTAATCGAACAGCTGAAAGCAAACGGCTACCAGACGGAAGTCGTCGCATCTACCGTGCACACCGATCCGTTCCAATTTGTGTAG
- a CDS encoding tetratricopeptide repeat protein produces MQKLLRTLSCTLLAATLMTPGFSSAAGGFMPYGDISKHWAKTSIIRGVQAGLFAAGSKAPLFYPNRDMTRAEFVALIDRLYNGGQYQLYPLTFLSEHAEWSRGEGFEEPYLPYKDVDRLTWMYSPTLRVSYILDRLYGPDAIQQVFPGEQMKPNQPITHEEAAKLLQMFTMTSDSQNAWSEVNNWGWIEGERTDLLKRGEAAVAADRLMTYLVQDTILPLLDFDGSKFPMVPEIQELFPLFVTYTDSKTTDEQSYVTAVEAIRNHEDTDDTYRALSKLAANSFSNQIGVHFYLSWNPSTPLTDNLNEAFGAIDAYFQDKIILPDTLRLLSANVYDIALQLGASDTREYDKVLTRLSDYEKKLKQDTKEWEALSIYLGALEIKAGHTDKALSRYEKFASKHPEALLNSAYYLVQEGRTQEAETVLAAQKPKTTDERMVQLVKLLGQELNSIKEQSSIATDLAYTLNHLDRASSYQVKGEAFLSGFSFTYTQDVDAQRNASRTSGFYQSPQKLVSDKLETYTDGQKKIQYTYDSNKQSWDKHQTGSLDFVHEWVGAQSIKERQSNLHARYYKQSFGRYDIITEWIPGEVLEEKAKNVTLGRGKIKNVPLYMNKYYIDRQSDELVKHVWRYEEIYESKEYVAFSGTDNYDLTANVKVSIPDDVRKEVTP; encoded by the coding sequence GTGCAAAAACTATTACGGACCCTTTCTTGTACTCTTCTTGCTGCTACTTTGATGACCCCCGGTTTTTCCTCAGCGGCTGGGGGCTTCATGCCGTATGGAGATATCAGCAAGCATTGGGCAAAAACATCGATTATTCGTGGAGTTCAGGCGGGACTTTTCGCGGCTGGAAGCAAAGCACCGCTGTTTTATCCGAATCGCGATATGACGAGAGCCGAATTTGTGGCGCTGATCGACCGTCTTTACAATGGTGGCCAATATCAGCTATACCCGCTTACCTTTCTCTCGGAGCATGCGGAGTGGAGTAGAGGCGAGGGCTTTGAAGAACCGTATCTCCCTTATAAAGACGTTGATCGCTTGACTTGGATGTACTCACCTACCTTGCGTGTGTCGTATATCTTGGATCGATTGTATGGTCCCGATGCGATTCAACAAGTGTTTCCAGGCGAACAAATGAAGCCGAACCAGCCCATTACCCATGAAGAAGCAGCCAAGCTCTTGCAGATGTTCACCATGACAAGTGACAGTCAAAACGCATGGAGCGAGGTGAACAACTGGGGCTGGATCGAGGGTGAGCGTACTGACCTGTTAAAACGGGGAGAAGCAGCAGTAGCGGCCGATCGTTTGATGACCTATTTGGTGCAGGATACGATTTTGCCGTTGCTTGATTTCGATGGTTCGAAGTTTCCGATGGTTCCGGAGATTCAGGAGCTATTCCCTCTTTTCGTGACGTATACGGATTCCAAAACAACAGATGAACAATCGTATGTCACGGCAGTGGAAGCCATTCGAAATCATGAAGATACAGATGATACCTACCGTGCGTTGAGCAAGCTGGCTGCCAATTCTTTTTCCAATCAGATTGGCGTGCATTTCTATTTAAGCTGGAACCCCTCTACGCCGTTGACGGACAATCTGAATGAGGCATTTGGTGCCATTGATGCTTATTTCCAAGATAAAATCATCTTGCCGGATACGTTGCGTCTGCTTAGTGCAAATGTGTATGACATCGCCCTGCAACTAGGTGCATCGGACACTCGTGAATACGACAAAGTGCTGACACGCTTGAGTGATTATGAGAAAAAGCTGAAGCAGGATACAAAAGAGTGGGAAGCGTTGTCGATCTACTTGGGAGCGCTGGAGATTAAGGCAGGGCATACGGATAAGGCACTTAGCCGTTATGAGAAATTTGCCTCTAAACATCCTGAAGCGCTGCTGAATTCAGCCTACTACTTGGTGCAGGAGGGACGCACGCAGGAAGCGGAGACAGTACTCGCTGCGCAAAAGCCAAAAACAACAGATGAGCGCATGGTTCAGTTAGTCAAGCTGTTGGGACAAGAGCTGAATTCCATCAAGGAGCAGTCATCCATCGCAACCGATTTGGCCTATACTCTGAATCATTTGGATCGAGCTTCGTCTTATCAGGTGAAGGGTGAGGCTTTCCTGAGCGGCTTCTCCTTTACGTACACGCAAGATGTGGATGCGCAAAGAAACGCTAGCCGTACGTCAGGATTTTATCAATCTCCACAAAAGCTGGTCTCAGACAAGCTGGAGACATACACTGACGGTCAAAAAAAGATTCAGTACACCTACGATTCCAATAAACAGTCATGGGATAAGCATCAGACAGGTTCTCTTGACTTTGTACATGAGTGGGTAGGTGCCCAAAGCATCAAGGAGCGTCAATCGAATTTGCACGCACGTTATTACAAGCAGTCGTTTGGCCGCTATGACATCATTACGGAGTGGATTCCAGGAGAAGTTCTCGAAGAAAAAGCAAAGAACGTTACTCTTGGTCGCGGAAAGATTAAGAACGTTCCCCTCTATATGAATAAATATTACATTGACCGCCAGAGCGATGAGTTGGTCAAGCATGTTTGGCGCTACGAGGAAATTTACGAGAGCAAGGAATATGTGGCTTTCTCTGGTACGGACAATTACGATCTGACAGCAAATGTGAAAGTTTCCATCCCTGATGATGTTCGGAAAGAGGTGACCCCATGA
- a CDS encoding S41 family peptidase, producing the protein MKRLSQWVLAALLFATAIPVQAAERPYLETEEVFLHVMESHLSKPEAKQLVKGALQAISDQAEKKQHLSLTVSPEDDTLGEMEQRMAEWQTKGKWDALTINTWAIDGMLSTLSDPHSVFFTSDELRLFQSDVENQFVGFGFRMRMQNNELILREIVPGSPAAATVLKRGDQLLKVGEVSLVGKSFEEAYAYLKGGEGSEAVLTVYRPSEKREFQVKLKRAMLQLPEAEGQLFSKGSIGYISLETFGSDGAIQMRDKLAQFAGSGQPLKGIVLDLRDNGGGYLSTARDIASLFMEEGLLMYTTNRNGVEVETWVRNGHDIGVPVRILVNGGTASASELLSGALRDHGIAKLVGTKTYGKGSAQQVIPLSEGDALKLTLNEYFTPKHTVVNHIGLTPDMQVEDYAAQVVEALHSLNVQTWELNDENGDTEINGVPFPTVDPLFKQAPDGLQIKAAVLQHLLGDSTIGEKDYVALAPYLKSHPTLQLQNKNGVNTLTYQTK; encoded by the coding sequence ATGAAGCGGTTGAGTCAATGGGTGTTGGCTGCTCTGCTTTTCGCGACAGCGATTCCGGTGCAGGCAGCGGAAAGACCCTACTTGGAGACAGAAGAAGTGTTTTTGCACGTCATGGAGAGTCATTTAAGCAAGCCAGAAGCAAAACAGCTGGTAAAGGGTGCCCTGCAAGCAATCAGCGATCAGGCTGAAAAGAAACAACATCTGAGTCTAACTGTTTCTCCTGAGGACGACACGCTAGGAGAGATGGAGCAGCGGATGGCAGAATGGCAAACCAAAGGGAAATGGGATGCTTTGACGATCAATACATGGGCGATTGATGGGATGCTTTCTACACTAAGTGATCCGCACAGCGTCTTTTTTACTTCGGACGAGCTGCGTCTGTTTCAATCGGATGTGGAGAACCAGTTTGTCGGGTTTGGTTTCCGGATGCGGATGCAAAACAATGAGTTGATTCTTCGGGAGATTGTGCCTGGTTCACCAGCAGCCGCAACTGTGCTCAAGCGAGGCGATCAGTTGCTGAAGGTAGGGGAAGTTTCTTTGGTCGGCAAAAGCTTCGAGGAAGCTTATGCTTATTTGAAAGGCGGAGAGGGTAGCGAAGCAGTCCTCACTGTCTATCGTCCTTCGGAAAAACGTGAGTTTCAAGTAAAGCTGAAGCGAGCTATGCTTCAACTGCCCGAAGCTGAGGGTCAATTGTTCTCCAAAGGATCAATTGGCTATATCAGCCTCGAAACCTTCGGATCTGACGGAGCAATCCAAATGCGGGACAAGCTTGCACAGTTTGCTGGTTCAGGCCAGCCCCTGAAAGGGATCGTCCTCGATTTACGCGACAATGGGGGCGGTTACCTTTCGACTGCTCGCGACATTGCCAGCCTCTTTATGGAGGAGGGTTTACTCATGTACACAACCAACCGCAATGGAGTGGAAGTGGAGACATGGGTACGGAACGGACATGACATCGGTGTTCCGGTACGGATTTTGGTCAACGGAGGAACTGCATCTGCGTCTGAGCTGCTGTCTGGAGCGTTGCGGGATCACGGCATCGCCAAGCTGGTTGGTACCAAGACCTATGGGAAAGGAAGCGCACAGCAAGTCATTCCTCTTTCCGAGGGGGATGCCCTGAAGCTGACGCTGAATGAATATTTCACACCGAAGCATACGGTCGTCAACCACATTGGTCTTACGCCTGACATGCAGGTAGAGGATTACGCAGCACAAGTCGTAGAAGCATTGCACTCGCTCAACGTTCAGACATGGGAGCTAAACGATGAGAATGGCGACACTGAAATCAATGGGGTCCCATTTCCGACGGTAGATCCGCTCTTCAAGCAAGCACCGGATGGTTTGCAGATAAAAGCGGCTGTCTTGCAGCATTTATTGGGGGATAGCACGATCGGGGAAAAAGATTACGTCGCTCTCGCTCCTTACTTAAAAAGCCACCCTACCTTGCAGTTGCAAAACAAGAATGGGGTCAATACGCTCACATATCAAACCAAGTAA
- a CDS encoding alkaline phosphatase family protein, whose protein sequence is MKKVILFLIDSMMPDVLERCIAAKRAPGLQFLMERGQYIPDAVTVFPTMTASIDCSLITGVYPDQHKVPGLVWYDPAKRKMYNYINGAIPVKKIGVAHCANNVLFDLNERHLSKEVRTIHEVLEENKLVSGSINVIAHRGHKQHQVHMPPVLDALTSFKLREKVSGPTIMSLGTLVRPDIFRPITWNMAQTLTEGYGINDTYAIDVLIEVIRSGKQPHFTLVYLPENDHKLHKSPLDAVSHLADVDTHLVRFLDSFDSWEQMLERNVCILISDHGQTIIGESDDHNIPLERLLRGFSIQPLGAEVTAQMDVVICNNERMTYLYPVDTSKLMPIVDAVSIDQRIDLIAWKENEQVVVRRGGSNEMMRYWRNGAYRDAYGSSWSVEGDSTVLDVSCDGDSLTFDTYPDAFARLYGALFSQTAPVVVLTAAKGYEFLSECAPTHLGGGSHGSLHKQDSLIPILVAGSSHTLRTPARLVDVKDFILQELGVEQP, encoded by the coding sequence ATGAAAAAGGTAATTCTCTTCCTGATCGACTCCATGATGCCAGATGTCCTGGAGAGATGCATCGCAGCGAAAAGAGCGCCTGGATTGCAATTTCTGATGGAGCGCGGGCAGTATATCCCTGATGCTGTCACTGTTTTTCCAACGATGACGGCTTCCATTGACTGCTCACTGATAACAGGCGTATATCCAGATCAACATAAAGTCCCGGGACTGGTCTGGTACGATCCTGCTAAAAGGAAAATGTACAACTACATCAATGGGGCTATACCCGTTAAAAAGATCGGGGTCGCGCATTGTGCGAACAATGTGCTCTTTGATTTGAACGAGAGACACTTGAGTAAAGAGGTACGGACAATTCATGAGGTGCTCGAGGAGAACAAGCTCGTGTCTGGCTCGATCAACGTGATTGCCCATCGAGGACACAAACAACATCAGGTACATATGCCTCCTGTGCTCGACGCCCTCACGTCCTTTAAGCTGCGGGAGAAAGTAAGTGGACCTACCATTATGAGTTTGGGTACCTTGGTACGACCGGATATTTTCCGCCCAATCACGTGGAACATGGCACAGACACTGACAGAAGGATATGGGATCAATGATACGTACGCGATCGATGTCCTGATTGAAGTCATTCGCAGCGGAAAACAGCCGCATTTTACGCTCGTATATTTGCCCGAAAACGATCATAAGCTCCATAAATCACCGCTAGATGCTGTTTCGCATTTAGCCGATGTGGACACGCATCTGGTTCGTTTTCTGGATAGCTTTGATTCTTGGGAGCAGATGCTGGAACGAAATGTTTGCATCCTGATCAGTGACCATGGGCAGACAATCATCGGAGAGAGTGACGACCATAACATTCCATTAGAGCGTTTGTTACGGGGTTTTTCGATCCAGCCACTCGGGGCAGAAGTAACAGCACAGATGGACGTGGTGATCTGCAACAATGAACGGATGACGTATCTGTATCCTGTTGATACGAGCAAGCTTATGCCAATTGTCGATGCGGTTTCCATCGATCAGCGGATTGATCTGATCGCGTGGAAGGAAAATGAGCAGGTGGTAGTTCGGCGGGGCGGCTCAAATGAGATGATGCGTTATTGGAGGAACGGTGCTTATCGTGATGCGTACGGTTCATCCTGGAGCGTTGAAGGGGATTCGACGGTTCTGGATGTCAGCTGTGACGGCGATTCGCTGACGTTCGACACATACCCAGATGCTTTTGCACGCTTATATGGAGCTCTGTTTTCTCAGACTGCTCCCGTTGTGGTCTTAACTGCGGCAAAAGGCTATGAATTTTTGTCGGAGTGCGCTCCAACGCATTTAGGAGGGGGGAGCCACGGGTCGTTGCATAAGCAGGATTCACTCATTCCCATCCTCGTGGCAGGGTCATCTCATACGTTACGTACTCCTGCAAGATTGGTCGACGTCAAAGATTTTATTCTACAGGAGCTAGGGGTCGAGCAACCGTAA
- a CDS encoding endonuclease/exonuclease/phosphatase family protein, with translation MLRAVSYNIHSGRDLFWRKRLEQMVQTLKELEPDVIGLQEVHQNAKYGYQATYIAEQLNYQLVFAPSIPMAGGFYGNAFLTRHPLKETKVIQLPARREKRTLISASISWSEHDISIWNTHCSLNQTSRSSQLQLLKQLTDQQPDIPRLILGDFNSSTISFSPYYSDCAAVHGKENLPTIPAFRRRLDYIFASRHWNVCRYDLYPIPWSDHLPVIVELRLLDP, from the coding sequence ATGCTCCGAGCGGTTAGCTACAATATCCACAGCGGTCGTGATCTTTTTTGGCGAAAACGTCTTGAACAAATGGTACAAACACTGAAAGAACTCGAACCTGATGTCATTGGACTTCAAGAAGTCCATCAAAACGCCAAATACGGGTATCAGGCAACCTATATCGCAGAACAACTGAACTACCAGCTCGTATTTGCCCCTTCCATTCCTATGGCGGGAGGCTTTTATGGCAATGCCTTTTTGACTAGACATCCACTCAAAGAGACAAAAGTCATACAGTTACCGGCTAGACGGGAGAAACGCACTTTGATATCAGCGTCGATCTCCTGGTCGGAACACGACATCTCGATTTGGAACACTCACTGCAGCCTTAACCAGACAAGCCGTTCCTCCCAGCTGCAGCTACTGAAGCAACTGACCGATCAACAACCAGATATTCCTCGTCTAATCTTAGGTGACTTTAATTCATCCACGATTTCTTTCTCACCTTATTACAGCGACTGTGCTGCTGTGCACGGGAAAGAAAATCTGCCCACGATTCCAGCATTTCGACGCAGGCTCGATTACATCTTTGCCTCTCGTCACTGGAACGTGTGCAGGTATGATCTATATCCTATTCCATGGTCTGATCATTTGCCCGTTATCGTTGAATTACGGTTGCTCGACCCCTAG
- a CDS encoding glycosyltransferase family 2 protein, translated as MSIFREIIEGLFIGFSSTVGVVSTYQTLISCAGLFRKNEQVTHEPEKTFAVLIAAHNESAVIAPLIENLKQMDYPREKYDIFVICDNCTDNTAEISRAHGAYACERFDTSKRGKGFGIEWMLENLWARPQQYDAVVMFDADNLVEKNFLRVMNDRLCKGARVIQGYLDSKNPFDSWITLSYAVTYWFTNRMWQLARHNLGLPNTLGGTGLCIESNLLKEMGWGATSLTEDLEFATRCIERGIYPTWAHDTKVWDEKPIDLKSSMRQRLRWMQGHYDVAGRYIGSVLKNGITKGRLGMLDAAFYLFQPMYVLIVTFMSLLFLGRFFEIDMLMPAATILPSWLVYTSTAIFYLLPFLALYLEKVPLKGYLGILLLPFFFLTWLPIMFYAFFTKKNQEWSHTSHSRAIRIEEIQQ; from the coding sequence ATGAGTATATTTAGAGAGATCATTGAGGGATTATTCATCGGATTTAGTTCTACGGTAGGTGTAGTCAGCACGTACCAAACTCTGATCTCGTGTGCTGGGCTGTTCCGTAAAAACGAACAAGTCACACATGAACCAGAGAAAACATTTGCGGTGCTCATCGCCGCACACAACGAGAGTGCTGTTATCGCACCCTTGATTGAAAACCTGAAACAAATGGATTATCCTCGTGAGAAGTACGACATCTTTGTCATTTGCGACAACTGTACGGACAACACGGCGGAAATCAGCCGTGCACACGGTGCTTACGCTTGTGAGCGCTTTGACACGTCCAAGCGAGGAAAAGGCTTCGGGATTGAATGGATGCTGGAAAATCTTTGGGCAAGACCACAGCAGTACGACGCAGTCGTCATGTTTGACGCGGACAATCTGGTGGAAAAGAACTTCTTGCGCGTCATGAATGACCGCCTTTGCAAAGGGGCTCGCGTCATTCAAGGCTACCTCGATTCGAAAAACCCGTTTGATTCCTGGATCACCCTGTCTTATGCTGTTACTTACTGGTTTACCAACCGGATGTGGCAACTGGCACGGCACAACCTGGGATTGCCGAACACATTGGGCGGTACCGGTTTGTGTATCGAAAGCAACCTGCTCAAGGAAATGGGCTGGGGTGCTACCAGTTTGACAGAAGACCTGGAGTTTGCGACTCGCTGCATTGAGCGAGGGATTTACCCGACATGGGCACACGATACGAAAGTGTGGGATGAAAAACCGATCGACCTGAAGTCCTCTATGCGTCAACGTCTACGCTGGATGCAAGGTCACTACGATGTCGCTGGGCGCTATATTGGCTCCGTTTTGAAAAACGGGATCACAAAAGGTCGCTTAGGTATGCTGGACGCTGCTTTCTACTTGTTCCAGCCGATGTACGTATTGATCGTCACGTTTATGTCCCTGTTGTTCCTGGGTCGCTTCTTTGAAATTGACATGTTGATGCCTGCTGCAACAATTTTACCAAGCTGGTTAGTATATACCTCGACAGCGATTTTTTACTTGCTGCCGTTCCTGGCTCTTTATTTGGAAAAGGTACCTCTCAAAGGGTATTTGGGAATTCTGTTGCTCCCATTCTTTTTCCTGACCTGGCTGCCGATCATGTTCTACGCCTTCTTCACCAAGAAAAATCAGGAGTGGAGCCACACGTCCCATAGCCGTGCGATCCGTATCGAGGAGATCCAGCAATAA